In Rickettsia endosymbiont of Gonocerus acuteangulatus, the following are encoded in one genomic region:
- a CDS encoding cell division protein FtsQ/DivIB: MRKKTSSNKKNTAKKNNNISLRRKLGLIYKKTILILKIVLIIFICLFAFTKYFASLKSYLITNIYQTTTELGFKLENVIIEGQQNVDEPTILKVLNAKKGSSIFALNLDEIRNNLKNNRWIKEVYVSRRLPNTIYIKLFEREPIAIWQINNQLFLIDEEGYEISKNIEPFPHLLHVVGEGANIYASKLVNELQKYPALINKTSSAIRCGDRRWDLNLKGGINIKLPAKNFEEALKYIDALNKANKLFNQNYKQLDLRDKNKYYIEKY, encoded by the coding sequence ATGAGAAAAAAAACAAGCTCAAACAAAAAAAATACAGCTAAAAAAAACAATAACATTTCATTGCGTCGAAAGTTAGGATTAATCTATAAGAAAACAATATTAATACTTAAAATCGTTTTAATTATCTTCATATGTTTGTTTGCTTTCACAAAATATTTTGCTTCGTTAAAAAGCTATTTAATAACAAACATATATCAAACAACTACAGAACTCGGTTTTAAACTTGAGAATGTAATAATTGAGGGACAACAAAATGTTGATGAACCTACAATATTAAAAGTTTTAAATGCTAAAAAAGGTAGTTCTATTTTTGCTCTTAATTTAGATGAAATTAGGAATAATTTAAAGAATAATAGATGGATTAAGGAAGTATATGTTTCAAGAAGATTACCAAACACGATATATATAAAACTGTTTGAAAGAGAACCTATTGCCATTTGGCAAATCAATAATCAACTCTTCTTAATTGATGAAGAGGGTTATGAAATCAGTAAGAACATAGAGCCATTTCCTCATTTATTACATGTTGTAGGGGAGGGAGCAAATATATATGCTAGCAAGCTAGTAAATGAGCTACAAAAATATCCGGCATTAATAAATAAAACCTCATCTGCTATTAGATGTGGGGATAGAAGATGGGATTTAAATCTTAAGGGTGGAATAAATATTAAATTACCGGCAAAGAATTTTGAAGAAGCCTTAAAATATATAGATGCACTCAATAAAGCAAATAAACTATTTAATCAAAACTACAAACAGTTGGATTTGAGAGACAAGAATAAGTACTATATTGAAAAGTATTAA